The following proteins come from a genomic window of Clostridiales bacterium:
- a CDS encoding phage portal protein, whose product MNELTRIRVEMFRRGIFDFITKPGRKRHAKQHEALCALTDPDTRELMYGGGAGGAKSWTGAAWETFSALAYPGTSYFVGRNHLTDLRKSTFVTFIKVFNRYGLREGEDYTYNGSYHYFQFRNGSTIDFLEVGYKPGDPLYERLGSKEYTAGWIEEAGEIQEKAFEVLRSRVGRNGNDRYGIAPVIFITANPKKNWLYNRYYKPHVEGALPSDIRVILSLVDDNPFIESVYKDNLEKLTDKVAKDRLLRGIWDYDNNPNALIDRLALDALFNNPIADRSGHHYLTADVARLGSDRAVIMIWRGHTVIHIEEMPLSRIDVLAGRILALMQQYRIPYYRAVADEDGVGGGVVDICRIQGFQNGGKVFNGENFVNLKTQCIYKTASDVNDNIYSIDCALTSKQTETIRTELEQLQNAAPDKDGKMKAKSKEDIKRDIGRSPDYSDAFIMRKYFDFKRVQNDRVTTVVNDYPV is encoded by the coding sequence ATGAACGAACTGACACGCATACGGGTGGAGATGTTCCGCAGGGGGATATTCGACTTCATCACGAAGCCGGGGCGGAAGCGTCACGCCAAGCAGCACGAGGCTCTTTGTGCGTTGACCGACCCCGATACCCGTGAACTCATGTACGGCGGCGGTGCAGGCGGTGCCAAGTCGTGGACGGGTGCGGCATGGGAAACCTTTTCCGCGCTTGCCTATCCCGGCACGAGTTACTTCGTCGGCCGAAACCACCTCACCGACCTTCGTAAGTCCACGTTCGTTACGTTCATCAAGGTGTTCAACCGATACGGGCTCAGAGAGGGCGAGGATTACACCTATAACGGCTCGTACCATTATTTTCAGTTCAGGAACGGAAGCACGATAGATTTTCTCGAGGTCGGCTATAAGCCCGGCGACCCGCTCTATGAGCGTCTTGGCTCGAAGGAATACACCGCCGGCTGGATCGAGGAGGCCGGAGAAATACAGGAAAAGGCGTTTGAGGTGCTTCGCTCCCGGGTCGGGCGTAACGGCAACGACCGATACGGCATCGCGCCGGTGATTTTCATCACTGCCAACCCCAAGAAGAACTGGCTTTACAACCGCTATTACAAACCGCACGTTGAGGGCGCTTTGCCCTCCGATATACGGGTTATCCTATCCCTTGTGGACGACAACCCCTTCATCGAATCCGTCTATAAGGACAACCTCGAGAAGCTGACCGACAAGGTGGCGAAAGACCGCCTTCTGCGTGGTATCTGGGACTACGACAACAACCCGAATGCCCTTATAGACCGCCTCGCCCTCGATGCCCTTTTCAACAATCCCATCGCAGACCGGAGCGGACACCACTACTTGACCGCGGACGTGGCCCGCCTCGGAAGCGACCGGGCCGTCATCATGATTTGGCGCGGGCATACGGTTATCCATATCGAGGAGATGCCTCTCAGTCGTATAGATGTGTTGGCCGGGCGTATCCTCGCCCTGATGCAGCAGTACCGAATACCGTACTACCGGGCCGTGGCCGACGAGGACGGCGTGGGCGGCGGGGTGGTCGATATTTGCCGCATTCAAGGCTTCCAAAACGGCGGAAAGGTGTTCAACGGCGAGAACTTCGTAAACCTCAAGACACAATGTATCTACAAGACCGCTTCGGATGTGAACGACAACATCTATTCGATTGACTGCGCCCTCACGTCCAAGCAGACCGAAACGATACGGACGGAATTGGAGCAGTTACAGAACGCCGCCCCGGACAAGGACGGAAAGATGAAGGCAAAGAGCAAGGAGGACATCAAGCGCGACATCGGGCGAAGCCCCGACTACTCCGACGCCTTTATCATGCGCAAATACTTTGATTTCAAGAGAGTGCAGAATGACCGTGTGACGACGGTCGTAAACGATTATCCGGTATGA